A window from Nitrospinaceae bacterium encodes these proteins:
- a CDS encoding xanthine dehydrogenase family protein molybdopterin-binding subunit, translating to MNSKMNARVVGQRIPSIDAAEKVTGSTIYINDLSLPGELVGKALRSPHPHAKILNVDTSRAERLPGVATVLSRDNTPDTFFGINVKDETAFCREKVRYEGDEVAAVAAVDEDTAREALSLIEVKYEILPAIVDPFAAMEEGGPLVHDAVAGNMANQFHIKRGGVDEAFESAEAVFSDEFHTHLAHQAYIEPTGCVAQWHPSGRISLWGCLQSVFLIRTFLLSPVMGMPADDFRVTQTKPGGAFGGKLDVKAALMAAMLSQAAQKPVKFILSLEEDLTSMRPRMPVHISLESAWKKNGALAGKRVKIVAENGAYCSLSPAIMSSIALRTDNLYKTPAVEIEGKLVYTNVIPSGQMRGFGNVQATYAWESHLDNVADGLGIDPADLRLQNYTEKGDVSLHGWKIESCAVAEATKYVVDKIDWKAKRARGGKGRGVGLASCIHVSGNKGFSAALGPDGTDPSSGVVRIDEKGQVEIWSGESDLGQGSASVMAYIASEVLGIPVARFKVPPTDTGYMPFGMGAFASRITLIGGNAVKLAAEDAHKNLLEAAAEVMEIPASDLEIVEGEVMAKSLPDRKMPVGEVVRKAGNIIEGNGKWLAGGDVLDDQKYGNPSTTYSFSTHAAEVEVDMETGVVSVIKIYAGHDPGRVINRLGAEGQVEGGTVQGMSYSMLEGLSPDAGHLRGRNFHDYLIATSMDAPPVEHDFFESMDPHGPFGAKGLAEVAINPITAAICNAIYHATGGARIHSLPISPERVLEAIEDAREKE from the coding sequence ATGAACTCAAAAATGAATGCCCGCGTCGTCGGCCAGCGTATTCCTTCCATCGATGCGGCCGAGAAGGTGACTGGATCGACGATCTATATCAATGATCTTTCCCTTCCCGGCGAACTCGTGGGCAAGGCGCTCAGGAGCCCGCATCCCCACGCAAAGATATTGAACGTCGATACATCCAGGGCGGAGCGTTTGCCCGGGGTGGCGACGGTGCTTTCGCGGGACAATACGCCGGACACGTTCTTCGGTATCAACGTTAAGGACGAAACCGCGTTCTGCCGGGAGAAGGTTCGCTACGAAGGCGATGAAGTGGCCGCCGTCGCTGCGGTGGACGAGGACACCGCGCGGGAAGCACTCTCGCTGATCGAGGTGAAATACGAAATTCTCCCTGCAATTGTGGACCCTTTCGCCGCCATGGAGGAGGGCGGTCCTCTCGTGCACGATGCCGTCGCCGGAAACATGGCCAATCAATTCCATATCAAGCGAGGCGGAGTCGACGAGGCGTTCGAGAGCGCCGAGGCCGTTTTTTCGGATGAATTTCATACTCATCTGGCGCATCAGGCCTACATCGAGCCGACTGGTTGCGTTGCCCAATGGCACCCCAGCGGGCGAATTTCGCTCTGGGGCTGTCTCCAGTCGGTTTTCTTGATTCGCACCTTCTTGCTTTCCCCTGTCATGGGAATGCCGGCGGACGATTTTCGAGTGACGCAGACCAAACCTGGGGGCGCCTTCGGCGGAAAGCTCGACGTGAAGGCCGCGCTGATGGCGGCCATGCTCAGCCAGGCGGCTCAAAAGCCGGTGAAGTTCATCCTCTCCCTTGAGGAAGACCTTACTTCCATGCGGCCTCGGATGCCGGTCCATATCTCCCTCGAATCCGCCTGGAAGAAAAACGGGGCGCTGGCCGGAAAGCGGGTTAAGATCGTGGCCGAAAATGGTGCCTATTGCTCGCTTTCGCCCGCCATCATGAGTTCCATCGCGCTACGCACCGACAATCTTTACAAAACTCCGGCGGTGGAAATTGAGGGCAAGCTCGTTTATACGAACGTCATTCCTTCGGGGCAGATGCGGGGCTTCGGCAACGTCCAGGCCACTTATGCTTGGGAGAGCCACCTCGACAATGTGGCCGACGGCCTAGGGATCGATCCGGCTGATCTGCGTCTTCAAAACTACACCGAAAAAGGGGATGTCTCCTTGCACGGCTGGAAGATCGAAAGCTGCGCAGTGGCCGAGGCCACCAAATATGTGGTCGATAAAATCGATTGGAAGGCCAAGCGTGCCCGGGGCGGCAAGGGGCGCGGGGTCGGCCTCGCAAGCTGCATCCACGTTTCGGGCAACAAGGGCTTTTCCGCTGCGCTAGGGCCTGACGGCACAGACCCTTCGAGCGGTGTGGTTCGAATCGACGAAAAGGGCCAAGTGGAGATATGGTCGGGTGAATCTGATCTCGGTCAGGGCTCGGCGAGCGTGATGGCCTACATCGCTTCCGAGGTGCTGGGAATCCCGGTCGCACGGTTTAAAGTGCCCCCGACCGATACGGGATATATGCCTTTTGGGATGGGAGCTTTTGCTAGCCGAATCACCCTCATCGGCGGCAACGCCGTCAAACTCGCGGCCGAGGACGCCCACAAGAATCTGCTTGAAGCAGCCGCTGAGGTGATGGAAATTCCTGCCTCCGACCTTGAGATAGTAGAAGGCGAGGTGATGGCGAAATCCCTCCCGGACCGGAAAATGCCGGTGGGGGAAGTTGTTCGAAAGGCCGGGAACATTATCGAGGGCAACGGAAAATGGCTGGCCGGGGGCGATGTTCTGGACGATCAAAAATACGGCAACCCCTCGACAACTTACTCTTTCAGCACCCACGCCGCCGAGGTCGAGGTTGACATGGAAACCGGGGTTGTCTCTGTGATCAAGATTTACGCCGGACACGATCCGGGCCGTGTCATCAACCGGCTCGGCGCGGAGGGCCAGGTCGAGGGCGGTACGGTCCAGGGGATGAGCTACTCCATGCTGGAAGGGCTTTCTCCGGACGCCGGCCATCTGCGCGGCAGGAATTTTCACGACTACCTCATCGCCACCTCAATGGACGCCCCCCCGGTGGAGCACGATTTTTTCGAATCCATGGACCCGCACGGTCCCTTCGGGGCGAAGGGTCTGGCCGAGGTGGCGATAAATCCCATCACCGCCGCCATCTGCAACGCCATCTATCACGCAACCGGCGGCGCGAGGATCCACTCCTTGCCGATCTCGCCCGAGCGCGTACTCGAAGCCATTGAGGACGCCCGGGAGAAAGAGTAG
- a CDS encoding amino acid ABC transporter substrate-binding protein — protein sequence MKSRGLLFALVAVFFFSLSFAGNPGLQTAEAAGMIKLGAALPLTGPLATEGKKQRAGYEIWRERVNAQGGINVGGKKMKVQIVYYDYESKTPTATKLAERLITRDKVDLILGPFGSGATKSVGAITERYQIPLIAPVASSEPIFSQGYKYMFGLLAPNSFLPNNFFDLLKKQNPRPKTMAFATRNDFFPRYITKAIRSQAKKHGFTDVYYAEFPKDSKDHSTWLTVVKSKKPDVLMVAGYLPDSLLATKQANELGVKPKILFTMVGPVYSQFTDSLGSTANNILTAAWWGEALDYKGNFIGTAQDFGKIWRKKFGKEPDYVAAASTAAGIVVQRAIEAAGTLNKKKVRDAIANTNLQTFFGPVKFDKRGQNTASAIVLFQVQGGKRKTVGPPSVANGAFKYPR from the coding sequence ATGAAAAGTCGAGGATTGTTGTTTGCTCTCGTTGCCGTTTTCTTCTTCTCGCTGAGTTTTGCCGGGAACCCTGGTCTTCAAACGGCTGAAGCGGCAGGCATGATCAAACTGGGCGCCGCGCTCCCACTCACGGGTCCTTTAGCCACGGAGGGGAAGAAACAGCGGGCGGGATATGAAATTTGGCGCGAACGCGTAAACGCCCAGGGTGGCATAAATGTCGGCGGCAAAAAGATGAAGGTGCAGATAGTCTACTACGACTATGAAAGTAAAACACCGACGGCCACCAAGCTGGCCGAGAGGCTCATTACCCGGGATAAGGTGGACCTCATCCTCGGCCCCTTCGGAAGCGGAGCGACAAAATCCGTTGGCGCCATCACTGAGCGCTATCAGATACCCCTGATCGCCCCGGTGGCCAGCTCCGAGCCTATTTTCAGCCAAGGCTACAAATACATGTTCGGGTTGCTGGCGCCGAACTCTTTTTTGCCCAACAACTTCTTTGATCTTCTCAAAAAGCAGAACCCGAGGCCAAAGACGATGGCCTTTGCCACGCGGAACGACTTTTTCCCACGCTATATCACCAAGGCGATTCGTTCGCAGGCGAAGAAACACGGATTTACGGATGTCTACTATGCCGAGTTTCCCAAAGACTCAAAAGACCATTCCACCTGGCTCACGGTGGTGAAGAGCAAAAAGCCGGACGTCCTGATGGTGGCGGGCTACCTACCGGACTCTCTGCTCGCGACGAAGCAGGCGAATGAGTTGGGCGTCAAGCCGAAAATCCTGTTCACCATGGTAGGGCCGGTTTATTCGCAGTTCACCGACTCGCTCGGTTCGACCGCGAACAATATTCTAACCGCAGCCTGGTGGGGAGAGGCGCTGGATTATAAGGGCAACTTCATTGGAACCGCCCAGGATTTCGGCAAGATTTGGAGAAAGAAATTCGGTAAGGAGCCGGACTATGTCGCGGCGGCTTCGACGGCGGCGGGTATTGTGGTCCAGCGGGCAATCGAGGCTGCCGGGACACTCAATAAGAAGAAAGTCCGGGATGCCATCGCCAATACCAATCTCCAAACTTTCTTCGGTCCTGTGAAATTCGATAAGCGTGGCCAAAACACTGCGAGCGCCATCGTTCTCTTCCAGGTGCAGGGCGGAAAGCGCAAGACGGTAGGGCCGCCGAGCGTGGCCAACGGCGCATTTAAATACCCCAGATAA
- a CDS encoding ABC transporter ATP-binding protein, with the protein MSKVPDSGSSLLEVRDLKGGYRDVQVLWGIDLEVKRGEILAIVGSNGVGKTTFLRMLSGVLPRQSGSITFEGEDLDGIGPDGVVFRGISHVPEGRRLFASMSVKENLLMGAFARNLPDSELSVDLERVYSFFPRLAERRGQLAGSMSGGEQQMCAIGRGLMARPKLLLIDELSLGLAPRLVEELCGFVEQINEEGVAIILVEQDVLTAFELASRAYVFETGRVVMEGATDELLENPEVKKAYLGI; encoded by the coding sequence ATGTCGAAGGTGCCGGATAGCGGCTCAAGTTTGTTGGAGGTTCGGGATCTCAAGGGTGGGTACAGAGATGTGCAAGTCCTTTGGGGCATCGACCTCGAAGTGAAGCGTGGGGAAATTTTAGCGATTGTCGGCAGCAACGGTGTCGGAAAGACAACGTTTTTGCGAATGCTATCCGGTGTGCTCCCTCGTCAATCGGGATCGATAACTTTTGAAGGTGAGGATCTGGATGGAATTGGTCCCGATGGTGTCGTGTTTAGGGGAATTTCCCATGTGCCCGAGGGTCGCCGTCTTTTTGCATCGATGAGTGTCAAGGAAAATCTCTTGATGGGAGCGTTTGCCCGAAATTTGCCGGACAGTGAATTGAGTGTCGATCTTGAACGGGTATATAGCTTTTTCCCGCGATTGGCGGAGAGAAGAGGTCAACTCGCGGGCAGCATGTCGGGGGGCGAGCAACAGATGTGCGCGATAGGCCGCGGTTTGATGGCACGGCCCAAGCTCCTTTTAATCGACGAGCTATCTCTTGGCCTGGCGCCCCGGCTGGTGGAGGAGCTTTGCGGATTTGTTGAGCAAATTAACGAGGAAGGGGTGGCCATTATACTTGTGGAGCAAGATGTTCTGACGGCCTTCGAACTTGCCAGCCGGGCGTATGTATTCGAAACAGGTCGGGTGGTTATGGAGGGTGCCACGGATGAATTGCTGGAAAACCCCGAGGTGAAAAAAGCGTACTTGGGCATCTAG